The proteins below are encoded in one region of Pomacea canaliculata isolate SZHN2017 linkage group LG7, ASM307304v1, whole genome shotgun sequence:
- the LOC112568747 gene encoding uncharacterized protein LOC112568747 isoform X2, with product MDSSSPKGSKAANFYSGRDVRRDEILLTVIILSPLQQWYEGEPITCDFPSVAPMEEARLTCYFPEDVHRAQKDIVVYRHVLDGSPEAVLGCWWRNAHLDCSTRQGYVFDDVISDHLTIRVPHATADKTGTYACQVTGYRADEAKICEFILNNDVPDHSSYKGLPIQNNYPILHVVDGTVIGLLVFLLLLIALAMCYLRHRVRIKEVWGRFTKVFKDKELDPLVKHENEAEGSKREPEVPEVVVVCGRRGHAMCGWEGPALSRPDSIVETIETEQDESENNESCANHTEPRLEEKSRDTSGAGKRNG from the exons ATGGACTCCAGTAGCCCTAAAGGCTCAAAGGCCGCTAACTTCTATTCTGGACGAGATGTCAGACGAGATGAAATCTTGTTAACTGTCATCATACTATCGCCACTACAACAATGGTATGAGG GGGAGCCAATCACGTGCGACTTTCCCTCCGTGGCTCCGATGGAGGAGGCGAGGCTGACCTGCTACTTCCCTGAAGACGTGCACCGGGCACAGAAGGACATCGTGGTGTATCGCCATGTCCTTGATGGCAGTCCAG AGGCAGTGCTCGGGTGCTGGTGGCGCAATGCACACCTGGACTGCTCCACCAGACAAGGCTACGTCTTTGATGACGTCATCTCCGACCACCTGACGATTCGAGTTCCTCATGCAACCGCCGACAAGACCGGAACTTATGCTTGTCAAGTGACTGGCTACAGGGCTGATGAAGCAAAGATCTGCGAGTTTATTTTGAACAATG ATGTACCGGACCACTCCAGTTACAAAGGACTCCCGATACAAAACAACTACCCAATACTTCATGTAGTTGACGGGACAGTTATAGGGctacttgtctttcttcttcttttgatcGCCTTGGCGATGTGCTACCTGCGACA TCGCGTGAGAATTAAGGAAGTCTGGGGCAGGTTCACAAAAGTTTTCAAGGACAAGGAACTTGACCCTTTGGTGAAACACGAGAACGAAGCGGAAGGCTCAAAACGCGAACCGGAAGTTCCAGAGGTCGTGGTGGTCTGTGGGCGAAGAGGGCATGCCATGTGTGGCTGGGAGGGGCCCGCTCTGTCAAGACCAGATTCCATAGTGGAAACCATCGAGACCGAGCAAGACGAATCAGAAAATAACGAGAGCTGCGCAAATCACACAGAGCCTCGATTAGAagagaagtcacgtgacacttcaGGGGCAGGAAAAAGAAACGGATGA
- the LOC112568747 gene encoding uncharacterized protein LOC112568747 isoform X1, which yields MDSSSPKGSKAANFYSGRDVRRDEILLTVIILSPLQQWYEGEPITCDFPSVAPMEEARLTCYFPEDVHRAQKDIVVYRHVLDGSPAEAVLGCWWRNAHLDCSTRQGYVFDDVISDHLTIRVPHATADKTGTYACQVTGYRADEAKICEFILNNDVPDHSSYKGLPIQNNYPILHVVDGTVIGLLVFLLLLIALAMCYLRHRVRIKEVWGRFTKVFKDKELDPLVKHENEAEGSKREPEVPEVVVVCGRRGHAMCGWEGPALSRPDSIVETIETEQDESENNESCANHTEPRLEEKSRDTSGAGKRNG from the exons ATGGACTCCAGTAGCCCTAAAGGCTCAAAGGCCGCTAACTTCTATTCTGGACGAGATGTCAGACGAGATGAAATCTTGTTAACTGTCATCATACTATCGCCACTACAACAATGGTATGAGG GGGAGCCAATCACGTGCGACTTTCCCTCCGTGGCTCCGATGGAGGAGGCGAGGCTGACCTGCTACTTCCCTGAAGACGTGCACCGGGCACAGAAGGACATCGTGGTGTATCGCCATGTCCTTGATGGCAGTCCAG CAGAGGCAGTGCTCGGGTGCTGGTGGCGCAATGCACACCTGGACTGCTCCACCAGACAAGGCTACGTCTTTGATGACGTCATCTCCGACCACCTGACGATTCGAGTTCCTCATGCAACCGCCGACAAGACCGGAACTTATGCTTGTCAAGTGACTGGCTACAGGGCTGATGAAGCAAAGATCTGCGAGTTTATTTTGAACAATG ATGTACCGGACCACTCCAGTTACAAAGGACTCCCGATACAAAACAACTACCCAATACTTCATGTAGTTGACGGGACAGTTATAGGGctacttgtctttcttcttcttttgatcGCCTTGGCGATGTGCTACCTGCGACA TCGCGTGAGAATTAAGGAAGTCTGGGGCAGGTTCACAAAAGTTTTCAAGGACAAGGAACTTGACCCTTTGGTGAAACACGAGAACGAAGCGGAAGGCTCAAAACGCGAACCGGAAGTTCCAGAGGTCGTGGTGGTCTGTGGGCGAAGAGGGCATGCCATGTGTGGCTGGGAGGGGCCCGCTCTGTCAAGACCAGATTCCATAGTGGAAACCATCGAGACCGAGCAAGACGAATCAGAAAATAACGAGAGCTGCGCAAATCACACAGAGCCTCGATTAGAagagaagtcacgtgacacttcaGGGGCAGGAAAAAGAAACGGATGA
- the LOC112568747 gene encoding uncharacterized protein LOC112568747 isoform X3 — translation MGEPITCDFPSVAPMEEARLTCYFPEDVHRAQKDIVVYRHVLDGSPAEAVLGCWWRNAHLDCSTRQGYVFDDVISDHLTIRVPHATADKTGTYACQVTGYRADEAKICEFILNNDVPDHSSYKGLPIQNNYPILHVVDGTVIGLLVFLLLLIALAMCYLRHRVRIKEVWGRFTKVFKDKELDPLVKHENEAEGSKREPEVPEVVVVCGRRGHAMCGWEGPALSRPDSIVETIETEQDESENNESCANHTEPRLEEKSRDTSGAGKRNG, via the exons ATGG GGGAGCCAATCACGTGCGACTTTCCCTCCGTGGCTCCGATGGAGGAGGCGAGGCTGACCTGCTACTTCCCTGAAGACGTGCACCGGGCACAGAAGGACATCGTGGTGTATCGCCATGTCCTTGATGGCAGTCCAG CAGAGGCAGTGCTCGGGTGCTGGTGGCGCAATGCACACCTGGACTGCTCCACCAGACAAGGCTACGTCTTTGATGACGTCATCTCCGACCACCTGACGATTCGAGTTCCTCATGCAACCGCCGACAAGACCGGAACTTATGCTTGTCAAGTGACTGGCTACAGGGCTGATGAAGCAAAGATCTGCGAGTTTATTTTGAACAATG ATGTACCGGACCACTCCAGTTACAAAGGACTCCCGATACAAAACAACTACCCAATACTTCATGTAGTTGACGGGACAGTTATAGGGctacttgtctttcttcttcttttgatcGCCTTGGCGATGTGCTACCTGCGACA TCGCGTGAGAATTAAGGAAGTCTGGGGCAGGTTCACAAAAGTTTTCAAGGACAAGGAACTTGACCCTTTGGTGAAACACGAGAACGAAGCGGAAGGCTCAAAACGCGAACCGGAAGTTCCAGAGGTCGTGGTGGTCTGTGGGCGAAGAGGGCATGCCATGTGTGGCTGGGAGGGGCCCGCTCTGTCAAGACCAGATTCCATAGTGGAAACCATCGAGACCGAGCAAGACGAATCAGAAAATAACGAGAGCTGCGCAAATCACACAGAGCCTCGATTAGAagagaagtcacgtgacacttcaGGGGCAGGAAAAAGAAACGGATGA
- the LOC112569058 gene encoding LOW QUALITY PROTEIN: persulfide dioxygenase ETHE1, mitochondrial-like (The sequence of the model RefSeq protein was modified relative to this genomic sequence to represent the inferred CDS: inserted 1 base in 1 codon) — protein sequence MCSNTGVLLFRQLLDYRSYTYTYLLADPVSRSAVIIDPVIDMVDRDVALVRDLGLDLKFGVNTHVHADHITGTGEIKKRLPTCKSVIAGVSKAKADVQIKEGDVINFGSYSLECYSXPGHTDGCMSFVLRSEAMVFTGDALLIRGCGRTDFQQGDAGKLYDSVHGKILSLPPHFKVFPGHDYTGQMMSTVGEELKYNQRLTRPRSEFIQIMKNLKLPYPKQIDKALPANMVCGVYDFDTPASQ from the exons ATGTGCAGCAACACCGGAGTGCTGCTTTTCCGACAG CTCCTGGACTACAGGTCCTATACTTACACTTACCTTCTAGCTGATCCTGTGTCTCGAAGTGCTGTCATCATTGATCCAGTTATTGATATGGTTGATAGAGATGTTGCCCTGGTTCGTGATCTCGGCCTTGACCTAAAATTTGGAG TTAACACCCACGTCCATGCAGATCACATCACAGGAACAGGTGAGATAAAAAAGAGACTGCCCACCTGCAAAAGTGTGATTGCAGGAGTCAGTAAAGCAAAAGCTGATGTGCAAATCAAAGAAGGGGACGTAATTAATTTTGGATCATATTCCCTGGAATGCTATT ACCCTGGACACACAGATG gaTGCATGTCATTTGTTCTTCGATCAGAGGCCATGGTCTTCACTGGAGATGCTTTGCTCATACGAGGTTGTGGTCGTACAGATTTCCAGCAAG gcgATGCAGGCAAACTATATGATTCAGTCCATGGCAAAATTTTGTCTTTGCCTCCACATTTCAAAGTCTTTCCTGGTCATGATTACACAG GCCAGATGATGAGCACTGTTGGGGAGGAACTTAAGTATAACCAGCGTCTAACACGACCTCGTAGTGAATTCATCCAGATAATGAAGAATCTAAAGCTTCCCTATCCTAAACAGATTG ACAAGGCTCTTCCTGCTAACATGGTTTGTGGAGTCTATGACTTTGATACACCAGCTTCTCAGTGA